A window of the Janthinobacterium agaricidamnosum NBRC 102515 = DSM 9628 genome harbors these coding sequences:
- the uppS gene encoding polyprenyl diphosphate synthase, which yields MIYSSSTSAVPEVAAVPRHVAIIMDGNGRWATKRFLPRVAGHAKGADAVRGVVEGCIDRGVQYLTLFAFSSENWRRPEEEVSLLMRLFVTMLEREVVRMHANDIRLKVVGDLSRFNEQLQELIADAERKTADNTRLTVTICANYGGRWDIMQAVNKMTAAQPGLSDYTEEQLAPYLTMAYAPEPDLFIRTGGEERISNFLMWQLAYTELYFTDQYWPDFNIDSLDAAIASYQQRERRFGRTSAQLVEKNT from the coding sequence ATGATCTATTCGAGTTCGACCTCAGCGGTACCCGAAGTCGCCGCAGTGCCGCGGCATGTGGCCATCATCATGGATGGCAACGGCCGTTGGGCCACCAAGCGCTTCCTGCCGCGCGTGGCCGGCCATGCCAAGGGCGCCGACGCGGTGCGCGGCGTGGTCGAGGGCTGTATCGACCGTGGCGTGCAATACCTGACCCTGTTCGCCTTCAGTTCCGAGAACTGGCGCCGTCCGGAAGAGGAAGTGTCGCTGCTGATGCGCCTGTTCGTGACGATGCTGGAGCGCGAAGTGGTACGCATGCACGCCAACGACATCCGCTTGAAGGTGGTCGGCGATTTGTCGCGTTTCAATGAACAGTTGCAAGAATTGATAGCCGACGCCGAACGCAAGACCGCCGACAACACGCGCTTGACGGTGACTATTTGCGCCAATTATGGCGGACGCTGGGACATCATGCAGGCGGTCAACAAAATGACGGCGGCGCAACCTGGCCTCAGCGATTACACCGAAGAACAATTGGCGCCGTATCTGACGATGGCGTATGCGCCGGAACCGGATTTGTTCATCCGCACCGGCGGTGAAGAACGTATTTCGAACTTCCTGATGTGGCAACTGGCGTACACTGAACTGTATTTCACCGATCAATACTGGCCTGATTTCAATATCGACAGCCTCGACGCGGCGATCGCGTCTTACCAGCAGCGCGAGCGGCGTTTCGGCCGCACCAGCGCTCAATTAGTGGAAAAGAATACCTGA
- the ispC gene encoding 1-deoxy-D-xylulose-5-phosphate reductoisomerase: protein MQYITILGATGSIGVSTLDVLARHPERYGVYALTAHSQVEQLAAQCLQFRPQRAVVGSADAAARLQVLLREQGVTTEVEYGEAALCAVASAPPVSAVMAAIVGAAGLAPTLAAARAGKKVLLANKEALVMSGQLFIDAANDHGAVILPIDSEHNAVFQCLPQGYARVAGAAGITKILLTASGGPFLTRDVATLDAVTPEQACKHPKWVMGRKISVDSATMMNKGLEVIEAHWLFGAPAAQIDVLIHPQSVVHSMVSYADGSVLAQLGNPDMRTPIAHALAYPERIASGVEALDLTAMGGLHFERPDFKRFPCLALAFDALNAGGTAPALLNAANEVAVQAFLDLKIGFRQIDRVIAHVIETVPHGPAASIDAVMAQDGLARAAAERYIATRLA from the coding sequence ATGCAATACATCACCATTCTAGGCGCCACCGGTTCGATCGGCGTGTCCACGCTGGACGTGCTGGCGCGCCATCCCGAGCGCTACGGCGTTTACGCGTTGACGGCGCATAGCCAGGTCGAACAATTGGCGGCCCAGTGCCTGCAATTCCGCCCGCAACGCGCGGTGGTCGGCAGCGCCGACGCGGCCGCCCGTTTGCAGGTGTTGCTGCGTGAACAGGGCGTGACGACCGAAGTGGAATATGGCGAAGCCGCGCTGTGCGCGGTGGCCAGTGCGCCGCCGGTGAGCGCCGTGATGGCGGCCATCGTCGGCGCGGCCGGCCTGGCGCCCACGCTGGCTGCGGCCCGTGCCGGCAAAAAAGTATTGCTGGCGAACAAGGAAGCGCTGGTGATGTCCGGGCAATTGTTCATCGACGCCGCCAACGACCATGGCGCGGTGATCTTGCCGATCGATAGCGAACACAATGCGGTATTCCAGTGCTTGCCGCAGGGTTATGCCCGCGTGGCGGGCGCGGCCGGCATCACCAAGATCTTGCTGACCGCGTCCGGCGGGCCGTTCCTGACGCGCGACGTGGCCACGCTCGACGCGGTGACGCCGGAGCAAGCCTGCAAGCATCCGAAGTGGGTCATGGGCCGCAAGATCTCGGTTGATTCCGCGACGATGATGAACAAGGGGCTGGAAGTGATCGAGGCGCACTGGCTGTTCGGCGCGCCGGCGGCGCAGATCGACGTGCTGATCCATCCGCAAAGCGTGGTCCATTCGATGGTCTCGTATGCCGACGGCTCGGTGCTGGCGCAATTGGGCAATCCCGACATGCGCACCCCGATCGCCCATGCGCTGGCGTATCCGGAGCGCATCGCTTCCGGCGTCGAGGCGCTGGACTTGACGGCGATGGGCGGCTTGCATTTCGAGCGTCCCGATTTCAAGCGCTTCCCGTGCCTGGCATTGGCTTTCGACGCGTTGAACGCGGGCGGCACCGCGCCGGCCTTGCTGAACGCCGCCAATGAAGTGGCGGTGCAAGCCTTCCTCGACCTGAAGATCGGCTTCCGCCAGATCGACCGGGTGATCGCCCATGTGATCGAGACCGTGCCGCACGGCCCGGCCGCCAGCATCGACGCCGTGATGGCCCAGGACGGCCTGGCGCGCGCCGCCGCCGAACGTTATATCGCGACCCGGCTGGCCTGA
- a CDS encoding phosphatidate cytidylyltransferase yields MLKTRIITALVLLAVLLPVLYLNNFPAFAVIATLFFGAAVWESFRIFKNRQALLIAAVWTAAFAYTFMFGNGLAQGKFWFVLCCAIWLVRFVPALGTGLPPPEGLGNIMLSMVYAVTIVGCFVAIVALFKQHAPLYLLSVMALVWLADIGAYFSGKAFGKRKLAPSISPGKSWEGAFGGGIIVLLLASLSVLLAPATPWLQDTFAVRLQAHFGWAGALAILLLIVAASVIGDLFESMLKRRAAIKDSSNLLPGHGGVLDRIDALIPVLPLAALISTWL; encoded by the coding sequence ATGCTGAAAACACGGATAATCACCGCCCTGGTGTTGCTGGCGGTCTTGCTGCCGGTTCTGTATCTCAATAATTTCCCTGCCTTCGCCGTGATCGCGACGCTGTTTTTCGGCGCCGCCGTCTGGGAAAGTTTTCGTATTTTCAAAAATCGCCAGGCGCTGCTGATTGCCGCCGTCTGGACCGCCGCATTCGCGTACACCTTCATGTTTGGCAACGGCTTGGCGCAAGGCAAGTTCTGGTTCGTGCTGTGCTGCGCGATCTGGCTGGTGCGCTTCGTGCCGGCGCTGGGCACCGGCTTGCCGCCGCCCGAAGGGTTGGGCAACATCATGCTGAGCATGGTGTACGCAGTCACCATCGTCGGCTGTTTCGTCGCCATCGTCGCCTTGTTCAAGCAGCATGCGCCGCTGTACCTGCTGTCGGTGATGGCGCTGGTGTGGCTGGCCGATATCGGTGCTTATTTTTCCGGCAAGGCCTTCGGCAAGCGCAAGCTGGCGCCATCGATTTCACCCGGTAAATCCTGGGAAGGCGCGTTCGGCGGCGGTATCATCGTGCTGCTGCTGGCCTCGCTGAGCGTGCTGCTGGCGCCTGCCACTCCCTGGCTGCAAGATACCTTCGCGGTGCGCCTGCAAGCCCATTTCGGCTGGGCTGGCGCACTTGCCATCCTGCTGCTGATCGTCGCCGCCAGCGTCATCGGCGACTTGTTCGAATCGATGCTGAAGCGCCGCGCGGCGATCAAGGATAGCAGCAATTTGCTGCCTGGCCATGGCGGCGTGCTGGACCGTATCGATGCGCTGATCCCGGTATTGCCGCTGGCCGCGCTGATCAGCACCTGGCTCTGA
- the tsf gene encoding translation elongation factor Ts — MAAITAAMVGELRGKTDAPMMECKKALTEADGDMARAEEILRVKLGGKASKASARITAEGVVATYIAGGVGALVEVNSETDFVAKNDDFLALANSAARLVAEHNPADVAALLALPLDGKTLDEVRSALIGKIGENMSIRRFVRFETSNKLASYLHGSRIGVVVEFDGADEQVGKDVAMHIAAMKPVSLSSEQVPAELIEKERSVAKLKAEEDAAKAAAEGKPAQSPEILAKRLEGSVQKYLKEVSLLNQAFVKNDKLSVEQMLKAANTSVKSFSMYVVGEGIEKKQDDFAAEVAAQIAASQGA; from the coding sequence ATGGCAGCGATTACAGCAGCGATGGTAGGCGAATTGCGCGGCAAAACCGACGCACCGATGATGGAATGCAAAAAAGCACTGACCGAAGCCGATGGCGACATGGCCCGTGCGGAAGAGATCCTGCGCGTCAAACTGGGCGGCAAGGCATCGAAAGCTTCGGCGCGCATCACCGCTGAAGGCGTGGTCGCCACCTACATCGCCGGCGGCGTAGGCGCGCTGGTGGAAGTGAACTCCGAAACCGACTTCGTCGCGAAAAACGACGACTTCCTGGCATTGGCCAATTCGGCCGCACGCCTGGTCGCGGAACACAACCCGGCCGACGTGGCTGCCTTGCTGGCCTTGCCGCTCGATGGCAAGACCCTGGACGAAGTGCGTTCGGCACTGATCGGTAAAATCGGCGAAAACATGTCGATCCGCCGTTTCGTGCGTTTCGAAACCAGCAACAAGCTGGCTTCCTACCTGCACGGTTCGCGCATTGGCGTGGTGGTCGAATTCGACGGCGCCGACGAGCAAGTCGGTAAAGACGTGGCAATGCACATCGCCGCGATGAAACCGGTATCGCTGTCGTCCGAGCAAGTTCCTGCGGAACTGATCGAAAAAGAGCGTTCGGTCGCAAAACTGAAAGCTGAAGAAGATGCCGCCAAGGCGGCTGCCGAAGGCAAACCGGCGCAATCGCCGGAAATCCTGGCAAAACGCCTGGAAGGTTCGGTACAGAAATACCTGAAAGAAGTATCGCTGCTGAACCAGGCTTTCGTGAAAAACGACAAGCTGTCGGTTGAGCAAATGCTGAAAGCCGCTAACACCAGCGTCAAATCGTTCTCGATGTACGTGGTCGGCGAAGGGATTGAGAAGAAGCAAGATGACTTCGCTGCAGAGGTTGCGGCACAAATCGCTGCCTCCCAAGGCGCGTAA
- the pyrH gene encoding UMP kinase — protein sequence MSKPAYKRVLLKLSGEALMGDDPYGINRATIERMVADVAEVAKLGVELAIVIGGGNIFRGVAPGAQGMDRATADYMGMLATVMNALALGDAMRHVGITARVMSAIAIEQVVEPYVRPKALQYLEEGKVVIFAAGTGNPFFTTDTAAALRGSEISAEIVLKATKVDGVYTADPKKDPHATRFETISFDDAISKHLQVMDATAFALCRDQKLPINVFSIVKPGALKRVIMGEDEGTLVHV from the coding sequence ATGTCAAAACCAGCCTATAAGCGCGTACTCCTCAAATTGTCCGGCGAAGCCCTGATGGGCGACGACCCGTACGGCATCAACCGCGCCACCATCGAACGCATGGTGGCCGACGTGGCCGAGGTGGCGAAATTGGGTGTGGAACTGGCGATCGTGATTGGTGGCGGTAATATTTTCCGCGGCGTCGCGCCCGGTGCGCAAGGCATGGACCGCGCCACCGCCGACTATATGGGCATGCTGGCAACCGTCATGAACGCCCTGGCCCTCGGCGATGCGATGCGCCATGTCGGCATCACTGCCCGCGTGATGTCCGCGATTGCTATTGAGCAAGTGGTTGAGCCGTATGTGCGCCCGAAAGCGCTGCAATACCTGGAAGAAGGTAAAGTGGTGATTTTCGCGGCCGGCACCGGCAACCCGTTCTTCACCACCGATACCGCGGCCGCCTTGCGCGGTTCGGAAATCAGCGCTGAAATCGTCCTCAAAGCCACCAAGGTGGACGGCGTTTACACGGCCGACCCGAAAAAAGATCCGCACGCCACCCGTTTCGAAACGATCAGCTTCGATGACGCCATTTCCAAGCACCTGCAAGTGATGGACGCCACCGCGTTCGCCTTGTGCCGCGACCAGAAGTTGCCGATCAACGTGTTTTCCATCGTCAAGCCGGGCGCGCTGAAGCGCGTCATCATGGGTGAAGACGAAGGCACGCTGGTGCACGTGTAA
- the frr gene encoding ribosome recycling factor translates to MSLADVKKNTQERMTKSIETLRADLAKVRTGRAHTGILDHVMVEYYGSPTALTQVANVTLVDARTIGVQPYEKKMAATIEKAIRDADLGLNPSSQGDMIRVPTPPLTEERRKEMVKLVKSEAEDAKIAVRNIRRDANEGLKKLVKEKACSEDDERRSSEEVQKLTDKFIADIDRMVVDKEKEVLTV, encoded by the coding sequence ATGTCCTTAGCTGACGTCAAAAAGAATACGCAAGAACGCATGACCAAGTCGATCGAGACCTTGCGCGCCGATCTGGCCAAGGTGCGCACCGGCCGCGCCCACACCGGTATCCTGGACCACGTGATGGTCGAGTATTACGGCAGCCCGACGGCGCTGACCCAGGTCGCCAACGTGACCCTGGTCGACGCCCGCACCATCGGCGTGCAGCCGTATGAAAAGAAAATGGCCGCGACCATCGAAAAAGCCATCCGCGACGCCGACCTGGGCTTGAACCCGTCATCGCAGGGCGACATGATACGCGTGCCGACTCCGCCGCTGACCGAAGAGCGCCGCAAGGAAATGGTAAAACTGGTCAAGAGCGAAGCGGAAGACGCGAAAATTGCCGTGCGCAATATCCGCCGCGACGCCAATGAAGGCTTGAAAAAACTGGTCAAGGAAAAAGCCTGCTCGGAAGACGACGAGCGCCGCTCGTCGGAAGAAGTGCAAAAGCTGACCGACAAGTTCATCGCCGATATCGACCGCATGGTGGTGGATAAAGAAAAGGAAGTGCTGACTGTGTAA